A window of the Streptomyces formicae genome harbors these coding sequences:
- a CDS encoding threonine/serine exporter family protein, producing the protein MVAEPEGPVEDRKPQSDEAHSAFAPPEGVEQPGPPEEDHPSSEFAVPEGLSTEPPAEPEGSAFAPPATYRAKESPPVFTPAYGIPVVQLSKDAPWQDRMRTMLRLPVSERPVPEPVQRHDESGPAVPRVLDLTLRIGELLLAGGEGAEDVEAAMLAITSSYGLDTCEPTVTFTLLSITYQPSLVDDPVTANRTVRRRGTDYTRLTAVYQLVADISAEDHEVRLDEAYRRLAEIRRNRHPYPGWVLTLAAGILAGSASVLVGGGPLVFVAAAVGAMLGDRLAWLCAGRGLPEFYQFVVAAMPPAAMGVALSALHADLRPSAVITGGLFALIPGRALVAAVQDGLTGYYITASARLLEVAYFFVAIVVGVLTVLYVGVQFEANLSPEGSLSIVERPVMQILASMVLCLTFAVLLQQDRSTVLIAAANGGVAWVIYASIAVTARGSSVLATAVAAGLVGLFGQLLARVQHTSSLPYVTAAIGPLLPGSATYFGVLHIAQNNMDEGFASLARAAALALAIAIGVNLGGEMARLFLRSPAAAGRRRAAKRTRGF; encoded by the coding sequence GTGGTGGCGGAGCCCGAAGGTCCTGTTGAGGACCGGAAGCCGCAGTCGGACGAGGCGCACAGCGCGTTCGCCCCGCCGGAGGGTGTCGAGCAGCCCGGACCGCCCGAGGAGGACCACCCGTCCTCCGAGTTCGCCGTTCCCGAGGGGCTGTCGACGGAGCCCCCCGCCGAGCCCGAGGGCAGTGCCTTCGCCCCGCCGGCGACGTACCGCGCGAAGGAGTCCCCGCCGGTCTTCACCCCGGCGTACGGCATTCCGGTGGTCCAGCTGTCCAAGGACGCGCCCTGGCAGGACCGGATGCGCACGATGCTGCGGCTCCCGGTGAGCGAGCGGCCTGTGCCGGAGCCCGTCCAGCGGCACGACGAGTCGGGGCCCGCGGTGCCGCGCGTGCTCGACCTGACGCTGCGCATCGGCGAGCTGCTGCTCGCGGGCGGTGAGGGCGCCGAGGACGTCGAGGCGGCGATGCTCGCGATCACGAGCTCGTACGGCCTCGACACCTGCGAGCCCACCGTCACCTTCACCCTGCTGTCGATCACGTACCAGCCGTCGCTCGTCGACGATCCGGTGACGGCGAACCGGACAGTACGGCGCCGGGGCACCGACTACACCCGGCTGACCGCCGTCTACCAGCTGGTCGCCGACATCAGCGCCGAGGACCACGAGGTCAGGCTGGACGAGGCCTACCGCCGGCTCGCCGAGATCCGCAGGAACCGGCACCCGTACCCCGGCTGGGTCCTCACCCTCGCCGCGGGCATCCTCGCCGGCTCGGCGTCCGTGCTGGTCGGCGGTGGCCCGCTGGTGTTCGTGGCGGCGGCGGTCGGCGCGATGCTGGGCGACCGGCTGGCGTGGCTGTGCGCGGGGCGCGGGCTGCCGGAGTTCTACCAGTTCGTGGTGGCGGCGATGCCGCCGGCCGCGATGGGGGTGGCACTCAGCGCGCTCCACGCGGACCTGCGGCCGTCCGCGGTCATCACCGGTGGGCTGTTCGCGCTGATCCCGGGACGGGCTCTGGTGGCGGCGGTGCAGGACGGCCTGACGGGCTACTACATCACGGCGTCGGCCCGGCTGCTGGAGGTCGCCTACTTCTTCGTGGCGATCGTCGTCGGGGTGCTCACGGTGCTGTACGTGGGCGTGCAGTTCGAGGCGAACCTCAGTCCGGAGGGGTCGCTGAGCATCGTCGAGCGGCCGGTGATGCAGATCCTGGCGTCGATGGTGCTGTGTCTGACCTTCGCCGTACTGCTCCAGCAGGACCGTTCCACCGTGCTGATCGCGGCCGCCAACGGCGGAGTGGCATGGGTGATCTATGCGTCGATCGCGGTGACCGCGCGTGGCTCGTCGGTGCTGGCGACGGCGGTGGCGGCCGGTCTGGTCGGTCTGTTCGGGCAGTTGCTGGCCCGTGTGCAGCACACCTCGTCACTGCCGTACGTGACGGCGGCGATCGGTCCGCTGCTGCCGGGAAGCGCCACGTACTTCGGTGTGCTGCACATCGCGCAGAACAACATGGACGAGGGCTTCGCCTCGCTGGCGAGGGCGGCGGCGCTGGCACTGGCGATCGCGATCGGGGTGAACCTGGGCGGTGAGATGGCCCGGCTGTTCCTGCGCAGCCCGGCGGCGGCGGGCCGGCGCCGCGCGGCCAAGCGGACGCGCGGCTTCTGA
- a CDS encoding inorganic diphosphatase: MEFDVTIEIPKGSRNKYEVDHETGRIRLDRRLFTSTSYPADYGFVENTLGEDGDPLDALVILDEPTFPGCLIKCRAIGMFRMTDEAGGDDKLLCVPASDPRVEHLRDIHHVSEFDRLEIQHFFEVYKDLEPGKSVEGANWVGRAEAEAEIEASFKRLEAQGSAH; the protein is encoded by the coding sequence GTGGAGTTCGACGTCACCATCGAGATCCCGAAGGGGTCGCGGAACAAGTACGAGGTGGACCACGAGACCGGCCGGATCCGTCTGGACCGTCGCCTCTTCACCTCGACCAGCTACCCCGCCGACTACGGCTTCGTCGAGAACACCCTCGGCGAGGACGGCGACCCGCTGGACGCCCTGGTCATCCTGGACGAGCCGACGTTCCCCGGCTGCCTGATCAAGTGCCGCGCCATCGGCATGTTCCGTATGACGGACGAGGCCGGCGGCGACGACAAGCTGCTCTGTGTCCCGGCCTCCGACCCGCGTGTGGAGCACCTGCGCGACATCCACCACGTGTCCGAGTTCGACCGCCTGGAGATCCAGCACTTCTTCGAGGTCTACAAGGACCTGGAGCCCGGCAAGTCGGTCGAGGGCGCCAACTGGGTCGGCCGCGCCGAGGCCGAGGCCGAGATCGAGGCCTCCTTCAAGCGCCTGGAGGCGCAGGGCAGCGCTCACTGA
- the dacB gene encoding D-alanyl-D-alanine carboxypeptidase/D-alanyl-D-alanine endopeptidase — translation MPDQRTWQLTAGAAVVGLAVAAGAVAAAGPWDSGQRTAERDRVAALSRTGGAHHQVSVPAAEPDGPAPAPSAPGVLAVPAAPVAAPAPAPLAKAIEPLLRDPKLGPVVTASVIDVSSGKQLYGRGQGALMTPASTIKIATAVAALSARGPAHRIPTTAVAAPDYSAITLVGGGDPTLDMNRLRALADSTAQALREHGVSTIRLSYDTSLYSGPVRHPIGSNDNIAPVSPLMINEGRLDNSTSGPAPRGADPARDTAAAFLGMLGVRGINTEAGPVPGKAPARGVPVGKTLSAPLSALVERTLTNSDNDIAEALARQTAIAGGRPASFAGAQAAVTERLKRLKLPVGKALFADGSGLNRGDKVSAALLTALLARAADPAHPELRPVLTGLPVAGFTGTLTGRSEARSAGLVRAKTGSLTGVDTLAGTAVSSDGRLLAFAFMAGRTPAYGAGRPALDRMASALIP, via the coding sequence GTGCCCGACCAGAGAACTTGGCAGCTCACGGCCGGTGCGGCCGTGGTCGGTCTCGCTGTCGCGGCCGGGGCGGTGGCCGCGGCCGGGCCCTGGGACTCCGGTCAGCGTACGGCCGAGCGTGACCGCGTCGCTGCTCTGAGCCGCACAGGTGGCGCACATCACCAGGTGTCCGTGCCCGCTGCCGAGCCCGACGGGCCCGCGCCCGCCCCCAGCGCCCCCGGGGTGCTCGCCGTGCCGGCCGCCCCGGTGGCCGCACCGGCCCCCGCGCCGCTCGCTAAGGCCATCGAGCCGCTGCTCCGGGACCCGAAGCTCGGCCCCGTCGTCACCGCGTCCGTCATCGACGTCTCCAGCGGCAAACAGCTGTACGGCAGGGGCCAGGGCGCCCTCATGACCCCCGCCTCCACGATCAAGATCGCCACGGCGGTCGCCGCGCTGTCCGCCAGGGGACCCGCCCACCGCATCCCCACCACGGCCGTGGCGGCCCCCGACTACAGCGCGATCACCCTGGTCGGCGGAGGTGACCCCACCCTCGACATGAACCGCCTGCGTGCCCTGGCCGACTCCACCGCGCAGGCCCTGCGCGAACACGGCGTCAGCACGATCCGGCTGTCGTACGACACCTCGCTCTACAGCGGCCCCGTCCGGCACCCCATAGGGAGCAACGACAACATCGCCCCGGTCAGCCCTCTGATGATCAACGAGGGCCGGCTCGACAACTCCACCAGCGGCCCGGCGCCGCGCGGCGCCGACCCGGCCCGCGACACCGCCGCCGCGTTCCTCGGCATGCTGGGCGTACGGGGCATCAACACCGAGGCGGGCCCCGTCCCCGGCAAGGCCCCGGCCAGGGGCGTGCCCGTCGGCAAGACCCTCTCGGCGCCGCTGTCCGCGCTGGTCGAACGCACGCTGACCAACAGCGACAACGACATCGCCGAGGCGCTGGCCCGGCAGACCGCGATCGCGGGCGGCCGTCCCGCGAGCTTCGCGGGCGCGCAGGCCGCCGTCACCGAACGGCTCAAGCGGCTGAAACTCCCCGTGGGCAAGGCGCTGTTCGCCGACGGCAGCGGACTGAACCGCGGGGACAAGGTCTCCGCGGCCCTCCTCACCGCCCTCCTCGCCCGCGCGGCGGACCCCGCCCACCCCGAGCTCCGCCCCGTCCTCACCGGCCTCCCGGTCGCGGGCTTCACCGGCACCCTCACCGGTCGCTCCGAGGCCCGCAGCGCCGGTCTCGTACGCGCCAAGACCGGCAGCCTCACCGGAGTCGACACCCTGGCGGGCACCGCCGTTTCCTCCGACGGCCGCCTCCTCGCCTTCGCCTTCATGGCTGGGCGCACCCCTGCCTACGGCGCGGGCCGCCCGGCCCTGGACCGCATGGCATCGGCACTGATCCCGTAA
- a CDS encoding zinc-dependent metalloprotease, producing the protein MTSIGGAEMVDWNLAVATATRLVRPGPEVSRDEARAVVAELRRHAKASEEHVREFTRMIPDGHRPEDTPVLVVDRPGWVKANVAGFRELLKPLLDKMQERRAGTPGGAVLGVVGGKVTGVELGMLLSFLASRVLGQYETFAPPSRELPGAPGSGGRLLLVAPNIVHVEREMDVAPHDFRLWVCLHEETHRTQFTGVPWLRDHLEGEIQSFLAETDVDPMTVLERLREAAQSLAGGRPEGEEDEGRSLVEIVQTPEQREILGRLTAVMSLLEGHADFVMDGVGPQVVPSVSEIREKFQQRRARGASRLDTALRKLLGLDAKLRQYRDGERFVRAVVGEVGMDGFNRVWTSPNTLPTKAEIAEPADWVARVHRKAD; encoded by the coding sequence ATGACGAGCATCGGTGGTGCCGAGATGGTCGACTGGAACCTCGCGGTCGCGACCGCGACCCGACTCGTGCGGCCGGGGCCCGAAGTCAGCCGGGACGAGGCGCGGGCCGTGGTCGCCGAGCTGCGGCGGCATGCCAAGGCGTCCGAGGAGCACGTCCGGGAATTCACCCGGATGATCCCCGACGGGCATCGGCCCGAGGACACCCCCGTCCTGGTCGTCGACCGGCCGGGCTGGGTGAAGGCCAACGTCGCAGGCTTCCGCGAGCTGCTGAAACCCCTGCTGGACAAGATGCAGGAGCGCCGCGCCGGCACCCCCGGCGGGGCCGTGCTCGGCGTCGTCGGCGGCAAGGTGACCGGCGTCGAGCTGGGCATGCTCCTGTCGTTCCTGGCCTCCCGCGTCCTCGGGCAGTACGAGACCTTCGCACCGCCCAGCCGCGAGCTGCCCGGTGCCCCCGGCAGCGGCGGCCGGCTCCTGCTCGTCGCGCCGAACATCGTCCACGTCGAGCGCGAAATGGACGTCGCCCCGCACGACTTCCGGCTCTGGGTCTGCCTCCACGAGGAGACGCACCGCACCCAGTTCACCGGCGTGCCCTGGCTGCGTGACCACCTGGAGGGCGAAATCCAGTCGTTCCTCGCCGAGACCGACGTCGACCCGATGACGGTCCTCGAACGGCTGCGCGAGGCCGCCCAGTCGCTCGCCGGAGGCCGCCCCGAGGGCGAGGAGGACGAGGGCCGCTCCCTCGTGGAGATCGTGCAGACACCGGAGCAGCGCGAGATCCTCGGCCGGCTGACCGCCGTGATGTCCCTGCTCGAGGGCCACGCGGACTTCGTCATGGACGGCGTCGGCCCCCAGGTCGTGCCCTCCGTCAGCGAGATCCGGGAGAAGTTCCAGCAGCGCAGGGCCCGCGGCGCCTCACGGCTCGACACGGCGCTGCGCAAGCTGCTCGGACTCGACGCGAAGCTGCGCCAGTACCGCGACGGCGAGCGCTTCGTGCGGGCCGTCGTCGGGGAGGTCGGCATGGACGGCTTCAACCGCGTCTGGACGTCGCCCAACACCCTTCCGACCAAGGCTGAGATCGCCGAACCGGCGGACTGGGTCGCGAGGGTGCACCGTAAAGCAGACTGA
- the tilS gene encoding tRNA lysidine(34) synthetase TilS — MGPHPAVAAIRLAVRRVLHDVLNELNEIPRPATGRPGTLRPGTPHTGQQTTAGRVATTERPLVLVACSGGADSMALASALAFEAPKLSVRAGGITVDHGLQTGSGLRAAEVAARLTALRLDPVEAIAVSVGRDGGPEAAARDARYAALDEAADRLGAAAVLLGHTRDDQAETVLLGLARGSGIRSLSGMAAVSPSGRYRRPFLQLDRQTARKACLVQQLPVWDDPMNADPAYTRSRLRHEGLPALEKALGKGVVQALARTAQLSRDDADALDAWAADADASVRDDAGLLDCVKLYALPPAVRRRVLRRALVAAGSPAGSLFARHVEEVERLITGWRGQGAINLPGRVEARRQGGRLVIRQG; from the coding sequence ATGGGTCCCCATCCTGCGGTCGCGGCGATACGCCTGGCGGTCCGCCGCGTACTCCACGACGTACTCAACGAACTGAACGAGATCCCCCGCCCCGCCACCGGCCGCCCCGGAACGCTCCGCCCCGGGACGCCCCACACCGGGCAGCAGACCACCGCCGGACGGGTCGCGACGACCGAGCGGCCCCTCGTCCTCGTCGCCTGCTCCGGCGGCGCCGACTCCATGGCGCTCGCGTCCGCCCTCGCCTTCGAGGCCCCCAAGCTCTCCGTGCGCGCCGGCGGCATCACCGTCGACCACGGACTCCAGACCGGCTCCGGCCTCCGCGCCGCCGAGGTCGCCGCCCGCCTCACCGCCCTGCGCCTCGACCCGGTCGAGGCCATCGCCGTGAGCGTCGGCCGCGACGGCGGACCCGAGGCCGCGGCCCGCGACGCCCGCTACGCCGCCCTGGACGAGGCCGCCGACCGCCTCGGCGCCGCCGCCGTGCTGCTCGGCCACACCCGCGACGACCAGGCCGAGACGGTCCTCCTCGGCCTCGCCCGCGGCTCCGGCATCCGCTCGCTCTCCGGCATGGCCGCCGTGTCGCCCTCCGGCCGCTACCGCCGCCCCTTCCTCCAGCTCGACCGGCAGACCGCCCGCAAGGCGTGCCTCGTCCAGCAGCTGCCCGTCTGGGACGACCCGATGAACGCCGACCCCGCGTACACCCGCTCGCGGCTGCGCCACGAGGGCCTGCCCGCCCTCGAGAAGGCGCTCGGCAAGGGCGTCGTCCAGGCGCTCGCCCGTACCGCCCAGCTCTCCCGCGACGATGCCGACGCCCTGGACGCCTGGGCCGCCGACGCGGACGCGTCCGTACGCGACGACGCCGGACTCCTCGACTGCGTGAAGCTCTACGCCCTGCCCCCCGCGGTGCGCCGCAGGGTGCTCCGCCGCGCCCTGGTCGCAGCCGGTTCACCTGCGGGTTCGCTCTTCGCACGGCACGTCGAGGAGGTCGAGCGGCTGATCACCGGCTGGCGCGGCCAGGGGGCCATCAACCTGCCCGGCCGGGTCGAGGCACGCCGTCAGGGTGGCAGACTGGTCATTCGGCAAGGCTGA
- the hpt gene encoding hypoxanthine phosphoribosyltransferase, whose translation MGADLKSVLITKEEIDAKLAELAAKIDAEYAGKDLLIVGVLKGAVMAMADLARALSTPVTMDWMAVSSYGAGTQSSGVVRILKDLDTDIKGKHVLIVEDIIDSGLTLSWLLSNLGSREPASLEVCTLLRKPDAAKVAIDVKWIGFDIPNEFVVGYGLDYAEKYRNLPFVGTLAPHVYGG comes from the coding sequence ATGGGCGCCGACCTCAAATCGGTCCTCATCACCAAGGAAGAGATCGACGCGAAGCTGGCCGAGCTGGCCGCGAAGATCGACGCGGAGTACGCGGGCAAGGACCTGCTCATCGTCGGAGTCCTCAAGGGCGCCGTGATGGCGATGGCGGACCTGGCGCGTGCGCTGTCCACCCCCGTCACGATGGACTGGATGGCCGTCTCCTCGTACGGCGCAGGCACCCAGTCCTCCGGTGTGGTCCGCATCCTCAAGGACCTGGACACCGACATCAAGGGCAAGCACGTCCTGATCGTCGAGGACATCATCGACTCGGGACTGACGCTGTCCTGGCTGCTGTCGAACCTGGGCTCGCGCGAGCCGGCCTCGCTCGAGGTCTGCACGCTGCTGCGCAAGCCGGACGCCGCCAAGGTCGCGATCGACGTGAAGTGGATCGGGTTCGACATCCCGAACGAGTTTGTCGTCGGATACGGCCTGGACTACGCCGAGAAGTACCGCAACCTCCCGTTCGTGGGCACGCTCGCCCCCCACGTCTACGGCGGCTGA
- the ftsH gene encoding ATP-dependent zinc metalloprotease FtsH, whose product MDVKRYFRGPVMWIVLAVLAVVVLMQVVGSSGGYKTVDTAEVVQAIDKNQVEQAKLTTGDEQIIKIELKDGQKVDGSDKVQASYIGDQGVALADKLQQKYDAGQIEKGYTVSPERQSPFLSVLLSLLPFVLIVVVFLFLMNQMQGGGSRVMNFGKSKAKLITKDTPKTTFSDVAGADEAVEELHEIKEFLQEPAKFQAVGAKIPKGVLLYGPPGTGKTLLARAVAGEAGVPFYSISGSDFVEMFVGVGASRVRDLFEQAKANAPAIVFVDEIDAVGRHRGAGLGGGHDEREQTLNQLLVEMDGFDVKGGVILIAATNRPDILDPALLRPGRFDRQIAVDRPDMQGRLEILKVHQKGKPVAPDVDLSAVARRTPGFTGADLSNVLNEAALLTARSDKKLIDNHFLDEAIDRVVAGPQKRTRIMSDKEKKITAYHEGGHALVAAASPNSDPVHKITILSRGRALGYTMVLPDEDKYSTTRNEMLDQLAYMLGGRAAEELVFHDPTTGAANDIEKATTTARAMVTQYGMTERLGAIKFGGDNSEPFLGREMAHQRDYSEEVAALVDEEVKKLIETAHNEAWEILVENRDVLDSLVLALLEKETLGKEEIAEIFAPIVKRPARPAWTGSSRRTPSTRPPVLSPKELALTNGAANTTANGTAGSSGGAVTDVTKSAAEAVQEERPEA is encoded by the coding sequence ATGGACGTGAAGCGATACTTCCGTGGGCCGGTCATGTGGATCGTGCTGGCCGTCCTCGCCGTGGTCGTGCTGATGCAGGTCGTCGGCTCGTCGGGCGGCTACAAGACGGTCGACACCGCCGAGGTTGTCCAGGCGATCGACAAGAACCAGGTCGAGCAGGCCAAGCTGACCACCGGCGATGAGCAGATCATCAAGATCGAGCTGAAGGACGGCCAGAAGGTCGACGGCAGCGACAAGGTGCAGGCGAGCTACATCGGCGACCAGGGCGTCGCGCTCGCCGACAAGCTGCAGCAGAAGTACGACGCGGGGCAGATCGAGAAGGGATACACGGTCTCGCCCGAGCGGCAGAGCCCGTTCCTCTCGGTGCTGCTCTCTCTGCTGCCCTTCGTCCTCATCGTGGTCGTCTTCCTGTTCCTGATGAACCAGATGCAGGGCGGCGGCTCCCGGGTCATGAACTTCGGGAAGTCCAAGGCCAAGCTCATCACCAAGGACACCCCCAAGACCACCTTCTCCGACGTCGCAGGCGCGGACGAGGCCGTCGAGGAGCTCCACGAGATCAAGGAGTTCCTCCAGGAGCCGGCGAAGTTCCAGGCCGTCGGCGCCAAGATTCCCAAGGGCGTGCTGCTGTACGGCCCGCCCGGTACGGGCAAGACGCTTCTCGCGCGCGCCGTCGCGGGTGAGGCGGGCGTCCCGTTCTACTCGATCTCCGGTTCCGACTTCGTCGAGATGTTCGTCGGTGTCGGTGCCTCGCGTGTCCGCGACCTCTTCGAGCAGGCCAAGGCGAACGCCCCGGCGATCGTCTTCGTCGACGAGATCGACGCGGTGGGCCGCCACCGCGGCGCCGGTCTCGGCGGCGGGCACGACGAGCGCGAGCAGACGCTCAACCAGCTGCTCGTCGAGATGGACGGCTTCGACGTCAAGGGCGGCGTCATCCTGATCGCCGCCACGAACCGCCCGGACATCCTCGACCCGGCGCTGCTGCGCCCCGGCCGCTTCGACCGGCAGATCGCGGTCGACCGACCGGACATGCAGGGCCGGCTGGAGATCCTCAAGGTCCACCAGAAGGGCAAGCCGGTCGCCCCGGACGTCGACCTGTCGGCCGTCGCACGGCGTACGCCCGGATTCACCGGTGCCGATCTGTCGAACGTACTGAACGAGGCCGCCCTGCTGACGGCCCGCAGCGACAAGAAGCTGATCGACAACCACTTCCTGGACGAGGCGATCGACCGCGTCGTGGCGGGCCCGCAGAAGCGGACCCGGATCATGTCCGACAAGGAGAAGAAGATCACCGCGTACCACGAGGGCGGACACGCCCTGGTGGCGGCGGCTTCTCCGAACTCGGACCCGGTCCACAAGATCACGATCCTGTCCCGCGGTCGTGCCCTGGGCTACACGATGGTGCTCCCGGACGAGGACAAGTACTCGACCACGCGCAACGAGATGCTCGACCAGCTGGCGTACATGCTGGGCGGCCGCGCGGCCGAGGAGCTCGTCTTCCACGACCCGACGACGGGCGCGGCGAACGACATCGAGAAGGCCACGACCACCGCTCGCGCGATGGTCACGCAGTACGGCATGACCGAGCGGCTCGGCGCCATCAAGTTCGGCGGCGACAACAGCGAGCCGTTCCTGGGCCGTGAGATGGCGCATCAGCGCGACTACTCGGAAGAGGTCGCGGCGCTGGTCGACGAAGAGGTCAAGAAGCTCATCGAGACCGCGCACAACGAGGCCTGGGAGATCCTCGTCGAGAACCGCGACGTCCTCGACAGCCTGGTCCTCGCGCTGCTGGAGAAGGAGACCCTCGGCAAGGAGGAGATCGCCGAGATCTTCGCCCCGATCGTGAAGCGTCCGGCCCGCCCGGCGTGGACCGGCTCCTCGCGGCGCACGCCGTCGACCCGCCCGCCGGTGCTCTCCCCGAAGGAGCTGGCGCTGACCAACGGCGCGGCGAACACCACGGCCAACGGGACCGCGGGTTCGTCCGGCGGCGCGGTGACGGATGTCACCAAGTCGGCGGCCGAGGCGGTCCAGGAGGAGCGACCAGAGGCCTGA
- the folE gene encoding GTP cyclohydrolase I FolE gives MTDPVTLDGEGTIGEFDEKRAENAVRELLIAVGEDPDREGLRETPGRVARAYKEIFAGLWQRPEEVLTTTFDLGHDEMVLVKDIEVFSTCEHHLVPFRGVAHVGYIPSTTGKITGLSKLARLVDVFARRPQVQERLTTQIADSLMEILEPRGVIVVIECEHMCMSMRGIRKPGAKTITSAVRGQLRDVATRNEAMSLIMAH, from the coding sequence ATGACCGACCCGGTGACGCTGGACGGCGAGGGGACGATCGGCGAGTTCGACGAGAAGCGCGCCGAGAACGCCGTACGTGAACTGCTCATCGCGGTCGGCGAGGACCCGGACCGCGAGGGCCTGCGGGAGACGCCGGGCCGGGTGGCCCGGGCGTACAAGGAGATATTCGCGGGGCTGTGGCAGCGCCCCGAAGAGGTGCTGACGACGACGTTCGACCTGGGCCATGACGAGATGGTGCTGGTGAAGGACATCGAGGTCTTCTCCACGTGCGAGCATCACCTGGTCCCGTTCAGGGGCGTCGCTCATGTGGGCTACATCCCGTCGACCACCGGCAAGATCACCGGCCTCTCCAAGCTGGCCCGCCTCGTCGACGTCTTCGCCCGGCGGCCGCAGGTGCAGGAGCGGCTGACCACGCAGATCGCGGACTCGCTGATGGAGATCCTGGAGCCGCGCGGCGTGATCGTCGTCATCGAGTGCGAGCACATGTGCATGTCGATGCGCGGTATCCGCAAGCCGGGCGCCAAGACGATCACCTCGGCGGTGCGGGGTCAGCTGCGGGATGTCGCGACGCGCAACGAGGCGATGAGCCTGATCATGGCCCACTGA
- a CDS encoding DUF3180 domain-containing protein codes for MKQLRLGVLAGLFVVAGVLSWGGTRLWDSFGTLPSVPLAAPIVLAAIAAVLAATALSLRARLRAQRERRPDAKGVEPLMAARAVVFGQASALVAALVSGMYGGTGVYLLGFLDIPARRDQVIYAGFSVVAGLAVIAAAIFLERVCKLPEDEDNGHVPTA; via the coding sequence GTGAAGCAACTTCGGCTCGGAGTACTGGCCGGGCTCTTCGTGGTGGCCGGGGTCCTGTCGTGGGGCGGGACACGGCTGTGGGACTCGTTCGGCACGCTGCCGAGCGTGCCGCTGGCCGCGCCGATCGTCCTCGCGGCGATCGCGGCCGTGCTGGCGGCGACCGCGCTGTCGCTGCGCGCCCGTCTGCGCGCCCAGCGCGAGCGCCGTCCCGACGCGAAGGGCGTCGAGCCCCTGATGGCGGCCCGCGCGGTCGTCTTCGGCCAGGCCAGCGCGCTGGTCGCCGCACTCGTCAGCGGGATGTACGGGGGCACGGGCGTCTATCTGCTGGGCTTCCTCGACATCCCGGCCCGCCGCGACCAGGTCATCTACGCCGGCTTCTCGGTCGTGGCCGGCCTGGCCGTGATCGCGGCGGCGATCTTCCTGGAGCGCGTCTGCAAACTCCCCGAGGACGAGGACAACGGCCACGTCCCGACGGCCTGA
- the folK gene encoding 2-amino-4-hydroxy-6-hydroxymethyldihydropteridine diphosphokinase yields the protein MSDPTVQPVPASVVEQVDAADTTLSNPKRAVIALGANLGNRLETIQGAIDALEDTPGVRVKAVSPVYETEPWGVEPGSQPSYLNAVVVVKTTLPPSSLLERGQAIEEAFDRVREERWGPRTIDVDIVAYAEVVSDDPVLTLPHPRAHERAFVLVPWYDVEPEAQLPGRGPVAELLAGVGREGVVPRADLELRLPE from the coding sequence ATGAGCGACCCCACCGTGCAGCCGGTGCCGGCCTCCGTGGTCGAGCAGGTGGACGCAGCGGACACCACCCTGTCGAACCCCAAGCGGGCCGTGATCGCGCTCGGCGCGAACCTGGGCAACCGGCTGGAGACGATCCAGGGCGCCATCGACGCCCTGGAGGACACGCCGGGCGTGCGGGTCAAGGCGGTCTCGCCCGTGTACGAGACGGAGCCGTGGGGCGTCGAGCCCGGCTCCCAGCCGTCGTACCTGAACGCGGTGGTGGTCGTGAAGACCACGCTGCCGCCGAGCTCCCTGCTGGAGCGCGGCCAGGCGATCGAGGAGGCGTTCGACCGGGTGCGCGAGGAGCGCTGGGGGCCGCGGACGATCGACGTGGACATCGTGGCGTACGCGGAGGTTGTCTCCGACGACCCCGTCCTCACGCTGCCGCACCCCCGGGCCCATGAGCGGGCCTTCGTCCTGGTCCCCTGGTACGACGTCGAGCCGGAGGCCCAGCTGCCCGGCCGCGGGCCGGTCGCCGAGCTGCTGGCGGGCGTGGGCCGGGAAGGTGTCGTGCCGCGCGCGGACCTGGAACTCCGGCTGCCCGAGTAG
- the folB gene encoding dihydroneopterin aldolase: protein MDRVALRGLKARGHHGVFPREREEGQTFIVDLVLCIDTRPAAADDDLAKTVHYGVVAEEVVDVVQGEPVDLIETLAERIAQQCLKHEGVQEVEVVVHKPDAPITVPFDDVTITITRSR, encoded by the coding sequence GTGGATCGTGTCGCGCTGCGCGGCCTCAAGGCCCGCGGGCACCATGGCGTCTTCCCCCGGGAGCGGGAGGAGGGCCAGACCTTCATCGTCGATCTGGTGCTCTGCATCGACACCCGCCCCGCGGCGGCCGACGACGACCTGGCGAAGACCGTGCACTACGGAGTGGTGGCGGAGGAGGTCGTCGACGTCGTCCAGGGCGAGCCCGTCGACCTGATCGAGACGCTCGCGGAGCGCATCGCCCAGCAGTGCCTCAAGCACGAGGGCGTCCAGGAGGTCGAGGTCGTCGTGCACAAGCCGGACGCCCCGATCACCGTCCCCTTCGACGATGTGACCATCACGATCACCCGGAGCCGATGA